The Desulfuromonas versatilis genome has a segment encoding these proteins:
- the lptB gene encoding LPS export ABC transporter ATP-binding protein, with protein MSRRLRARELCKAYRGRQVVRSVDLEVASGQVIGLLGPNGAGKTTSFYMVVGLVRPDRGKVFLDDLELTDLPMYQRAKAGIAYLPQEASVFRKLTVEENLLAIIETLGLSQEKGRKRKDQLLEDFRLTHVARSPGYALSGGERRRVEIARALVIEPAFILLDEPFAGIDPIAVIDIQNIISELKSRGIGVLISDHNVRETLGVCDRAYILNEGEILEYGQPQQIAESPRARAIYLGEKFRL; from the coding sequence TTGAGTCGCCGGCTCAGGGCCAGGGAACTCTGCAAGGCTTATCGTGGCAGGCAGGTGGTGCGCTCGGTCGATCTCGAGGTGGCCTCGGGCCAGGTGATCGGGCTGCTCGGGCCAAACGGCGCGGGGAAAACCACCTCGTTCTACATGGTGGTCGGGCTGGTCAGGCCGGACCGGGGCAAGGTGTTTCTCGACGACCTGGAATTGACCGACCTGCCCATGTACCAACGGGCCAAGGCCGGCATCGCCTACCTGCCCCAGGAGGCGTCGGTTTTTCGCAAGTTGACCGTTGAGGAGAATCTGCTGGCGATCATCGAGACGCTGGGACTTTCCCAGGAGAAGGGGCGCAAGCGAAAGGATCAGCTGCTGGAGGATTTCCGCCTGACCCATGTGGCCAGGTCCCCGGGCTATGCGCTCTCGGGCGGCGAGCGAAGGCGCGTTGAAATCGCCAGGGCCTTGGTCATCGAGCCTGCATTCATCCTCCTCGACGAGCCCTTCGCCGGCATAGACCCGATCGCCGTCATTGACATCCAGAATATTATTTCCGAACTCAAGTCCCGGGGCATCGGTGTCCTGATTTCCGATCACAACGTCCGGGAAACGCTCGGTGTCTGCGACCGGGCCTATATCCTCAACGAAGGGGAAATCCTTGAATACGGGCAACCGCAGCAAATCGCGGAAAGCCCCCGTGCGCGGGCCATCTACCTGGGTGAAAAATTCAGGCTCTGA
- a CDS encoding PTS sugar transporter subunit IIA: protein MIGLVIATHSNLAQELINAAEMIIGPARNVKAVCIRKEDSVETIRSGVIEAIATVGGDGEGVVVMTDMFGGTPANISLSLLEPKKIEVLTGVNLPMVLKFFNSQEGLSLFELAAMLKAYGQQSISLASEFLQN, encoded by the coding sequence ATGATCGGACTGGTAATCGCCACCCATTCCAACCTGGCCCAGGAGCTTATCAACGCCGCCGAGATGATCATCGGTCCGGCCAGGAACGTGAAGGCTGTCTGTATTCGCAAGGAGGACAGCGTGGAGACCATCCGCAGCGGGGTGATCGAAGCCATCGCTACCGTTGGCGGCGATGGGGAGGGGGTTGTGGTGATGACCGACATGTTCGGCGGGACGCCGGCCAATATCAGTCTTTCGCTGCTCGAGCCAAAAAAAATCGAGGTCCTGACCGGGGTCAACCTGCCCATGGTTCTCAAGTTCTTCAACAGCCAGGAGGGGCTATCCCTGTTCGAGCTGGCTGCAATGCTCAAGGCCTACGGTCAGCAAAGCATCTCCCTTGCCAGCGAATTTCTGCAAAACTGA
- the lptC gene encoding LPS export ABC transporter periplasmic protein LptC — translation MARKLNVRNFLVFLMFSLACGLAVTVAVNFRGGGPEEVLDSLPSNIDLALKKINYTETRDGVRRWTLVADSAAHSVRQGVTSIENVELTFFDEKGEENGTLKANLGQINHEVGLVEVEGEVVVTNPRGDAFYTERLAYRNDENMISAVDRVRVVGKELQVTGRGMRLNVEDYTYELLAEVTALIPGESDVRRR, via the coding sequence ATGGCACGAAAGTTAAATGTTCGTAATTTCTTGGTTTTTTTGATGTTTTCGCTGGCCTGCGGCCTGGCCGTGACGGTGGCGGTCAATTTCCGCGGCGGCGGTCCGGAGGAGGTTCTGGACTCGCTCCCCAGCAACATCGACCTGGCTTTAAAAAAGATCAACTATACAGAGACCCGCGATGGGGTCCGCCGCTGGACCCTGGTGGCCGATTCGGCTGCCCACAGCGTGCGGCAGGGTGTCACCAGCATCGAAAATGTCGAGCTGACTTTCTTCGACGAAAAGGGTGAGGAGAACGGCACTCTGAAGGCGAACCTCGGGCAGATCAATCATGAGGTCGGGCTCGTCGAGGTGGAGGGGGAGGTCGTGGTCACCAACCCCCGGGGAGACGCCTTCTACACGGAGCGCTTGGCGTACCGGAACGACGAGAACATGATTTCCGCGGTGGATCGGGTGCGCGTGGTCGGGAAGGAACTCCAGGTTACCGGCAGAGGGATGCGCCTCAATGTCGAGGATTACACCTACGAGTTGCTGGCCGAGGTTACCGCTCTGATCCCAGGCGAAAGTGACGTTAGAAGACGATGA
- a CDS encoding PTS system mannose/fructose/sorbose family transporter subunit IID: MAPSKLPAAILLRVLLRSFILQASWNFERLQSLGTLYVLAPALRFYYREEELALAYRRHLEYFNTHPFMASAVLGTALALEEKRSRGEKTYLEVKEFKGMIMAPYAAMGDALFWGGIRPLAAGIALFFAVKGSLWAPVAFLLLFNLPHLVFRVAGLFGGYRLGLKVVELIQARRLPDLAIRCKEGTVVLLGCFCAYLAFISLHGEGVRAAWGLAVIPAVVLVGWLVRKGVSTLLLVLSIAGMILLAVQLNQHLPAWVGGDWLKF, translated from the coding sequence GTGGCCCCTTCAAAACTCCCAGCCGCCATCCTGCTGAGGGTGCTGCTGCGCTCCTTTATTCTTCAGGCGAGCTGGAATTTCGAGCGCCTCCAGAGCCTGGGGACACTCTATGTGCTGGCACCGGCTCTGCGGTTCTATTACCGGGAGGAGGAACTGGCCCTGGCTTACCGGAGGCATCTGGAATACTTCAATACCCACCCCTTCATGGCCTCAGCGGTGTTGGGGACCGCGTTGGCCCTGGAGGAAAAGCGCTCACGGGGCGAGAAGACCTATCTCGAGGTCAAGGAATTCAAGGGGATGATCATGGCCCCGTATGCCGCCATGGGAGATGCCCTGTTCTGGGGGGGGATCCGCCCTCTGGCCGCGGGCATCGCCTTGTTTTTTGCGGTAAAAGGGTCGCTTTGGGCTCCCGTGGCGTTTCTGCTGCTGTTCAACCTTCCTCACCTGGTGTTTCGGGTCGCCGGGCTGTTCGGGGGGTACCGGCTCGGTCTCAAGGTGGTCGAGCTCATCCAGGCCAGAAGGCTGCCGGATCTGGCCATCCGCTGCAAGGAAGGGACGGTGGTCCTGCTCGGCTGTTTCTGCGCTTATCTGGCCTTTATCTCCCTGCACGGCGAAGGGGTGCGGGCCGCATGGGGGTTGGCGGTGATTCCGGCGGTGGTGCTGGTGGGGTGGCTGGTGCGCAAGGGGGTTTCCACCCTTTTGCTGGTCCTGAGTATTGCCGGGATGATACTGCTGGCGGTTCAGCTCAATCAGCATTTGCCCGCATGGGTTGGAGGGGATTGGCTCAAATTCTGA
- a CDS encoding KpsF/GutQ family sugar-phosphate isomerase, with product MNDIVESAKRVLRIEAEAVSALIERIDGNFSKAVEMVLACQGRVVITGMGKSGLICQKVAATMASTGTPALFLHPAEGIHGDLGMLMKGDLVVAVSNSGETEEVVRILPIIKRMGLPLITMSGNPSSTLAKAGDVFLDISIQEEACPLGLAPTASTTATLAMGDALAVALLLQRGFREEDFALYHPGGSLGKRLLLRVEEIMHAGAAIPLVKPETPVKEALFEITSKKLGITGVVDPAGALLGVFTDGDLRRVIEKGFDGLNRPIGEMMSRNPKRILRSNLAAKALQKMEQHSITSLFVFEHDEDQAPVGIVHLHDLLKAGVV from the coding sequence GTGAACGATATTGTTGAATCGGCAAAGCGGGTCCTGCGCATCGAGGCCGAAGCGGTCTCGGCGCTGATCGAGCGGATCGACGGCAATTTTTCCAAAGCCGTGGAAATGGTCCTGGCCTGCCAGGGGCGGGTGGTCATCACCGGCATGGGCAAGTCGGGCCTGATCTGCCAGAAGGTGGCGGCGACCATGGCCTCCACCGGCACGCCGGCCTTGTTCCTGCACCCGGCCGAGGGTATTCACGGCGACCTGGGGATGCTGATGAAGGGCGACCTGGTGGTGGCGGTCTCCAACTCGGGTGAGACCGAGGAGGTGGTGCGCATCCTGCCGATCATCAAGCGCATGGGCCTGCCGCTGATCACCATGAGCGGCAACCCCTCCTCCACCCTGGCCAAGGCCGGGGACGTGTTCCTCGACATCTCCATCCAGGAAGAGGCCTGCCCGCTGGGACTGGCGCCCACGGCCAGCACCACCGCCACCCTCGCCATGGGCGATGCGCTGGCAGTCGCTCTGCTGCTGCAGCGGGGCTTCAGGGAGGAGGACTTCGCTCTCTATCATCCCGGCGGATCCCTTGGCAAGCGCCTGCTGCTGCGGGTCGAGGAGATCATGCACGCGGGTGCGGCCATCCCCCTGGTCAAACCGGAGACGCCGGTCAAGGAGGCCCTGTTCGAGATCACCAGCAAGAAGCTCGGCATCACCGGGGTGGTCGATCCTGCCGGGGCGCTGCTCGGCGTGTTCACCGACGGCGACCTGCGCCGGGTCATCGAAAAAGGTTTCGACGGGCTCAACCGCCCCATCGGCGAAATGATGTCGCGCAACCCCAAGCGCATTCTGCGCTCGAACCTTGCCGCCAAGGCCCTGCAGAAGATGGAGCAGCACTCCATCACCTCGCTGTTCGTTTTCGAGCACGATGAGGATCAGGCACCGGTCGGGATCGTGCACCTGCACGACCTGCTCAAGGCGGGGGTGGTGTGA
- the rapZ gene encoding RNase adapter RapZ: MSRKRLIIITGLSGSGKTAAARALEDEGFFVVDNLPLALLPQFLELAEQGVRFTANLAVVIDVRNRDFLAGVETTMEALGRAGYVPEVYFLDASDDVLIRRYSETRRRHPLALTAKLEEGISNERQLLAGLRKRATNIIDTSWFTPHQLRAKISQLARGDDEATPMLVQLQSFGFRNGIPAGSDLVLDVRFIPNPHFVPELQPLSGLDREVSDYVLKQAACQDFLNRFQSLLDFLLPQYRHEGKSYLTISIGCTGGRHRSVAIVEALRAHVLGEGIQLQVLHRDIAKV; this comes from the coding sequence ATGAGCCGCAAGCGGTTGATCATCATCACCGGCCTGTCCGGCTCGGGTAAGACCGCCGCCGCGCGGGCCCTGGAGGACGAGGGCTTTTTCGTCGTCGACAATCTGCCGCTGGCGCTGCTGCCGCAGTTTCTCGAACTGGCCGAACAGGGGGTGCGGTTTACGGCCAATCTTGCTGTGGTCATCGATGTGCGCAACCGGGATTTTCTGGCCGGCGTCGAGACCACCATGGAGGCTCTCGGCCGCGCCGGTTACGTGCCCGAAGTCTATTTTCTCGACGCCTCGGACGATGTGCTGATCCGCCGTTATTCCGAGACCCGTCGCCGCCATCCGCTGGCCCTCACCGCCAAGCTGGAGGAGGGAATCAGCAACGAGCGCCAGTTGCTGGCCGGACTGCGCAAAAGGGCGACCAACATCATCGACACCTCGTGGTTCACCCCCCACCAGTTGCGGGCCAAGATTTCCCAGCTGGCCCGGGGAGATGACGAGGCCACCCCGATGCTGGTGCAACTCCAGTCCTTCGGTTTTCGCAACGGGATCCCGGCGGGTTCGGACCTGGTGCTGGACGTGCGGTTTATCCCCAATCCGCATTTCGTGCCGGAACTTCAGCCGCTGAGCGGACTGGACAGGGAGGTCAGCGATTATGTGCTTAAGCAGGCCGCCTGTCAGGATTTTCTCAACCGCTTTCAGTCGCTGCTCGACTTTTTGCTTCCCCAGTATCGCCACGAGGGAAAGAGCTACCTGACCATCTCCATTGGCTGCACCGGCGGGCGTCATCGCAGCGTGGCGATCGTGGAGGCTCTTCGGGCCCATGTTCTTGGCGAGGGGATCCAACTCCAGGTGCTTCACCGGGACATTGCCAAGGTATGA
- the lptA gene encoding lipopolysaccharide transport periplasmic protein LptA gives MRNKAVLALAALAIFVAGPIHAQTGAGLGYSNDQPIQIKSDRLEGDDSRGLVTFLGNVMATQGPISIYAEKLIIVYTPKGREIDRVEAEQGVRIVQGDRVATGQKAVFYNREGKVVLTGSPRVNDGADFVEGEEITVFLNEEKSIVKGGGSSRVNAIFHPQGKKP, from the coding sequence ATGAGGAATAAGGCAGTCCTGGCCCTTGCGGCGTTAGCGATATTCGTTGCCGGCCCGATCCATGCGCAGACCGGCGCGGGCCTGGGGTATTCGAACGATCAGCCCATCCAGATCAAGTCCGACCGTCTCGAGGGTGACGACTCCAGGGGGTTGGTCACCTTTCTCGGCAACGTCATGGCCACCCAGGGGCCGATCTCCATCTATGCGGAGAAACTGATCATCGTCTACACCCCCAAGGGGCGGGAGATCGATCGGGTCGAAGCCGAGCAGGGGGTGCGGATTGTGCAGGGCGACCGGGTGGCCACGGGTCAGAAGGCCGTCTTCTACAATCGCGAGGGGAAGGTGGTGCTGACCGGATCGCCGAGGGTCAACGATGGTGCCGACTTCGTTGAGGGTGAGGAGATCACCGTTTTTCTGAACGAAGAAAAGAGCATCGTCAAGGGTGGCGGCTCCTCTCGGGTGAATGCGATATTCCATCCCCAGGGGAAAAAACCTTGA
- the hprK gene encoding HPr(Ser) kinase/phosphatase, translated as MAGLSIQELLAEKEAGLDLELLAGERGLLKSVRVPRIQKPGLALAGYTTNLHPDRIQVLGSTELTYLNHLPRDLAETNLKQLCALDISCFIITKGQTPPAMLVEETERQGIPLLRSHHQSSTFISLVTKFLEERLLPATTVHGVLVDVLGVGVLLLGKSGIGKSECALDLVLKGHRLVADDVVKVRMKLPAVLFGEGSDLLHYHMEIRGLGIINIKHLFGVAAIRERKKIDLAIELVEWQEGVEYDRLGLEDLSYSLLGIEIPLLRIPVRPGRNITTIVEVAARNQLLKEMGYHSALEFQDRLERRMAEMAHLHAHTIIGDNLE; from the coding sequence ATGGCGGGACTGAGTATCCAGGAACTTTTGGCTGAGAAGGAGGCCGGGCTCGACCTCGAACTGCTTGCCGGGGAGCGCGGTCTTCTCAAGTCAGTCAGGGTCCCGCGCATTCAGAAACCGGGGCTCGCCCTTGCGGGGTACACGACCAACCTGCACCCCGACCGCATCCAGGTGCTCGGCTCCACGGAACTGACCTATCTCAATCATCTTCCCCGGGACCTGGCGGAAACCAACCTGAAACAGCTCTGCGCCCTGGATATATCCTGCTTCATCATCACCAAGGGGCAAACGCCCCCGGCGATGCTGGTGGAGGAGACCGAGCGCCAGGGAATCCCCCTGCTGCGTTCCCATCACCAGAGTTCGACCTTCATTTCCCTGGTTACCAAATTTCTCGAGGAGCGGTTGCTCCCGGCAACCACCGTGCACGGCGTGCTGGTGGATGTGCTGGGTGTCGGGGTGCTGCTGCTTGGAAAAAGCGGCATCGGCAAAAGTGAATGCGCCCTCGACCTGGTGCTCAAGGGGCACCGGCTGGTGGCGGATGATGTGGTCAAAGTGCGCATGAAGCTTCCCGCAGTGCTCTTCGGCGAGGGGAGCGATCTGCTGCATTACCACATGGAGATCCGCGGACTGGGGATCATCAACATCAAACACCTGTTCGGGGTTGCCGCAATCCGCGAGCGCAAGAAGATCGATCTGGCGATCGAACTCGTCGAGTGGCAGGAAGGGGTCGAATACGACCGGCTCGGCCTGGAGGACTTGTCCTATTCCCTGCTGGGGATAGAGATACCCCTGCTGCGGATTCCGGTGCGCCCCGGCCGCAATATCACCACCATTGTCGAGGTGGCCGCCCGCAATCAGCTGCTCAAGGAGATGGGGTACCACAGCGCCCTGGAGTTTCAGGATCGTCTGGAGCGGCGTATGGCGGAGATGGCCCACCTGCATGCCCACACCATCATCGGGGACAATCTCGAATGA
- a CDS encoding PTS sugar transporter subunit IIC, which produces MPGVDFLIAGLVSVFVGLDRTAVLQVMVSRPIVAAPLTGLLLGEPAVGLQVGALVELLWLGRLPVGAAIPPDDTQVAVGATALAIVFQGPLGLTGLAPSVLCTLVALPLGRIGQAFDRWARTRNGELLKRALDSLDAGQLEAAEKSHLLGLSHFALASLATYLVIIGAGSAVLLLFGSPLLQLVDPAKGWLWMVFPLVGTAVILGTINVSRSLTLFGASFTSAFLMLWLL; this is translated from the coding sequence ATGCCCGGGGTCGACTTTCTCATAGCCGGACTGGTTTCGGTGTTTGTCGGCCTCGATCGTACCGCGGTTCTTCAGGTGATGGTGTCCCGGCCTATCGTCGCCGCCCCCCTTACCGGCCTGCTGCTGGGAGAACCGGCAGTCGGGCTGCAGGTCGGGGCGCTGGTGGAGTTGCTCTGGCTGGGGCGGCTTCCGGTAGGGGCAGCCATCCCCCCGGATGATACCCAGGTGGCCGTCGGGGCAACCGCCCTGGCCATTGTTTTTCAGGGGCCGCTCGGCCTCACGGGGTTGGCACCGAGTGTTCTCTGCACCCTGGTCGCCCTGCCGCTGGGGCGAATCGGCCAGGCTTTCGACCGCTGGGCGCGGACCCGCAACGGCGAACTGCTGAAGCGCGCCCTGGATTCTCTGGATGCCGGCCAGCTGGAGGCTGCGGAGAAGAGTCATCTGCTGGGGCTGTCGCATTTCGCCCTGGCTTCGCTGGCCACTTACCTGGTGATTATTGGGGCAGGGTCGGCGGTGCTGCTGCTTTTCGGCTCGCCGCTGCTCCAGTTGGTGGACCCGGCCAAGGGCTGGCTCTGGATGGTTTTCCCGCTGGTGGGCACCGCGGTCATTCTCGGGACCATCAACGTGAGTCGTTCCCTGACCCTGTTCGGGGCATCCTTTACCTCGGCATTTCTGATGCTCTGGCTGTTGTGA
- a CDS encoding PTS sugar transporter subunit IIA produces the protein MKIVDLLNPAAIVADLKAEGKNEVLAELTDAMRKAASSLDRDEVIQVLQERERLGSTGIGEGVAIPHGKLKDIDNLLISFGRSKAGVEFDSMDGKPAHLFFLLVAPEESVGVHLKTLARISKLLKNPAVRRRLMEAGDGQGIYDIIAEEEANL, from the coding sequence ATGAAGATCGTTGATCTGCTTAATCCTGCGGCCATCGTGGCCGATTTGAAGGCCGAGGGAAAGAATGAGGTTCTTGCCGAACTGACCGACGCCATGCGCAAAGCCGCAAGCAGTCTTGACCGGGATGAGGTGATCCAGGTCCTGCAGGAGAGGGAGCGGCTGGGAAGTACCGGCATCGGCGAGGGAGTCGCCATCCCCCACGGCAAATTGAAGGACATCGACAACCTGCTCATCTCCTTCGGGCGCAGCAAGGCTGGGGTCGAATTCGACTCCATGGACGGCAAGCCGGCCCACCTCTTTTTTCTGCTGGTGGCTCCTGAGGAGTCGGTCGGGGTGCACCTGAAGACCCTGGCGAGGATTTCCAAACTGCTCAAAAACCCCGCCGTGCGCCGCCGTCTGATGGAGGCCGGCGACGGTCAGGGGATCTACGACATCATCGCCGAGGAAGAAGCTAACCTCTAA
- a CDS encoding PTS system mannose/fructose/N-acetylgalactosamine-transporter subunit IIB, translated as MSLVLTRIDNRLIHGQVLEAWVPHIGADCIVVANDEVARVSFQKTLMAAAVPKGIKVLIDSVENVARAFHSHALDASKVLLLFASSGDAVKAHRCGVDFKELNLGNMHGGEGKVRYSCTIALDPADVLNFQQLEADGVRIVCQCVPPDRERSWKHLLHSVEG; from the coding sequence ATGAGTCTCGTTCTAACCCGCATCGATAATCGTTTGATTCACGGCCAGGTCCTGGAGGCCTGGGTGCCGCATATCGGCGCTGACTGCATCGTGGTGGCCAACGATGAGGTGGCCCGGGTGAGTTTCCAGAAAACCCTGATGGCCGCCGCGGTGCCCAAGGGAATCAAGGTGCTTATCGACAGCGTCGAAAACGTGGCCCGGGCCTTCCACTCCCACGCTCTTGATGCGAGCAAGGTGCTGCTGCTTTTCGCCAGCTCCGGCGATGCGGTCAAGGCCCACCGCTGTGGGGTCGATTTCAAGGAACTCAACCTGGGCAACATGCACGGCGGGGAAGGCAAGGTGCGCTACTCCTGCACCATCGCTCTTGACCCCGCGGATGTCTTGAATTTCCAGCAGCTCGAGGCGGACGGGGTGCGGATCGTCTGCCAATGCGTGCCGCCCGACCGGGAACGAAGCTGGAAGCACCTGCTGCACAGCGTGGAGGGGTGA
- the hpf gene encoding ribosome hibernation-promoting factor, HPF/YfiA family, which produces MQIDVTFRHMETSEPLRAYADEKLARVKKYIDEPIDVQVVLSVEKKIRHKAVVTMNAKGIGIKASEETNDMYAAIDAVLDKIERQLKRYKEKIKNHKPEAGRGREIRKTVFAAESVEEGAVEPVIIRSNSFQVKPMAVEEAVMQMDLLEKEFLVFTDSATEEINVVYRRKDGNYGVIVPQK; this is translated from the coding sequence ATGCAGATTGATGTCACTTTTCGTCATATGGAAACCAGCGAGCCTCTGCGTGCCTACGCGGATGAAAAGCTTGCCCGGGTCAAAAAGTATATCGATGAGCCGATCGACGTGCAGGTGGTTCTTTCGGTCGAGAAGAAGATTCGCCATAAGGCCGTGGTCACCATGAACGCCAAGGGGATCGGGATCAAGGCCTCCGAGGAAACCAACGACATGTACGCCGCCATCGATGCGGTCCTGGACAAGATCGAGCGCCAGCTCAAGCGCTACAAGGAAAAAATCAAGAACCACAAACCCGAAGCGGGTCGCGGCCGTGAAATCCGCAAAACCGTTTTTGCCGCCGAGAGCGTCGAAGAGGGGGCCGTGGAGCCGGTCATCATTCGCAGCAACAGCTTTCAGGTAAAGCCCATGGCGGTTGAAGAGGCGGTCATGCAGATGGATCTGCTGGAGAAGGAATTCCTGGTGTTCACCGACTCCGCTACCGAGGAGATCAATGTCGTCTACCGTCGCAAAGACGGCAACTACGGTGTCATTGTCCCTCAGAAATAA
- the rpoN gene encoding RNA polymerase factor sigma-54 — protein sequence MALEIRQQLKLSQQLVMTPQLQQAIKLLQLSRMELVDMVQQELEENPVLEEGVETLDEKELREEVSESGPENKEGEAPAQEVKEVAGESEGLSDIDWQTYLEGYNLGGSTADFYEEDEDRPSYENLLTKKSTLFDHLMWQLSLSRINDADRAVAGEIIGNLNEDGYLRATTEEIAGSTGVEPEKVEAVLRLVQELDPPGIACRNLQECLLRQVQSLGMEGSIVEAVLRDHIGELENRKYPVIARALGVPLDEVLGAAKIISNLDPRPGSAFGQEDVHYITPDIFVYKIGEEYVVVLNDEGLPNLRINSFYRNALSGAEKVDEKAGEYIQEKLRGAVWLIKSIHQRQRTIYKVTRSIVKFQREFFDKGIEYLKPLVLRDVAEDIEMHESTISRVTTNKYVQTPQGLFELKFFFNSGISTTQGESIASESVKSKIKEIIGAENPKKPYSDQKIVEILKEHGIDIARRTVTKYREMLGVGSSTERKRLF from the coding sequence ATGGCACTAGAGATCCGCCAACAATTGAAACTGAGCCAGCAACTGGTCATGACGCCGCAACTGCAGCAGGCCATCAAGCTGTTGCAGCTGTCGCGGATGGAACTGGTCGACATGGTTCAGCAGGAATTGGAGGAGAACCCGGTTCTGGAAGAAGGGGTCGAGACCCTGGATGAAAAGGAACTGAGGGAGGAAGTCAGCGAAAGCGGGCCCGAGAACAAGGAAGGCGAAGCCCCGGCCCAGGAAGTTAAGGAGGTTGCCGGGGAAAGCGAGGGGCTCAGCGACATCGACTGGCAGACCTATCTCGAAGGGTATAACCTCGGAGGTTCGACGGCCGACTTTTACGAAGAGGATGAGGACCGGCCCTCCTACGAGAACCTGCTGACCAAAAAAAGTACCCTCTTCGATCACCTGATGTGGCAGCTTAGCCTGTCCCGCATCAATGACGCGGACCGGGCCGTCGCCGGCGAGATCATCGGCAACCTCAACGAGGACGGCTACCTGCGGGCCACCACCGAGGAGATCGCCGGCAGTACGGGGGTCGAACCCGAAAAGGTCGAGGCGGTTCTGAGGCTGGTGCAGGAACTGGATCCGCCCGGCATTGCCTGCCGCAACCTCCAGGAGTGCCTGCTCAGGCAGGTGCAGAGCCTGGGGATGGAGGGCTCCATCGTCGAGGCCGTACTTCGTGATCACATCGGCGAGTTGGAGAACCGCAAATACCCCGTCATCGCCAGGGCCCTCGGCGTGCCCCTCGACGAGGTGCTGGGGGCGGCCAAGATCATTTCCAATCTCGACCCCAGGCCCGGCAGCGCCTTTGGCCAGGAGGACGTCCATTACATCACCCCGGATATCTTCGTCTACAAGATCGGCGAGGAGTACGTGGTGGTGCTCAACGACGAGGGCCTGCCCAACCTGCGCATCAATTCCTTTTACCGCAACGCCCTCTCCGGTGCCGAAAAGGTCGACGAGAAGGCCGGCGAATACATCCAGGAGAAACTGCGCGGCGCGGTCTGGCTGATCAAGAGCATTCACCAACGCCAGCGGACCATCTACAAGGTCACCAGGAGCATCGTCAAGTTTCAGCGGGAATTCTTCGACAAGGGGATCGAATACCTGAAGCCGCTGGTTCTTCGGGATGTGGCCGAGGACATCGAGATGCACGAGTCGACCATCAGCCGCGTCACCACCAACAAGTACGTGCAGACCCCGCAGGGATTGTTTGAGTTGAAGTTTTTCTTCAACAGCGGTATAAGCACCACCCAGGGCGAATCCATCGCCTCGGAGAGCGTCAAGAGCAAGATCAAGGAGATCATTGGCGCGGAGAATCCCAAAAAACCCTACTCCGACCAGAAGATCGTGGAGATCCTCAAGGAGCACGGCATCGATATCGCGCGACGCACCGTCACCAAATACCGCGAGATGCTCGGGGTGGGTTCCTCCACCGAAAGAAAGAGGCTTTTTTAA
- a CDS encoding KdsC family phosphatase → MRERLEPIKLLLLDVDGVMTDGRIIYDANGVETKAFDVKDGHGLKLIQRVGIRVGIITGRESTVVNRRAEELGIEILYQGAKDKLVPYREILETLGIGDREVAYVGDDVVDLPILRRVGFAATVADAVEEVKSCVHYVTSRPGGRGAVRELCDLILKQTGRWEELTARYFA, encoded by the coding sequence ATGAGGGAGCGTCTGGAGCCGATCAAGCTGCTGCTGCTCGATGTCGACGGAGTGATGACCGACGGCCGGATCATCTACGACGCCAACGGGGTGGAGACCAAGGCCTTCGACGTCAAGGACGGTCACGGGCTCAAACTGATCCAGCGGGTCGGCATCCGGGTCGGGATCATCACCGGCCGAGAGTCGACGGTGGTCAATCGGCGCGCCGAGGAGCTGGGCATCGAAATCCTCTACCAGGGGGCCAAGGACAAGCTGGTGCCGTACCGGGAAATCCTCGAGACACTGGGGATCGGCGACCGGGAAGTGGCCTACGTCGGTGACGACGTGGTCGATTTGCCGATCCTGCGCAGGGTAGGCTTTGCCGCAACCGTGGCCGATGCCGTCGAGGAGGTCAAGTCCTGCGTGCATTACGTGACCTCCAGGCCCGGCGGCCGCGGCGCGGTGCGCGAACTGTGTGACCTGATCCTTAAGCAGACCGGCCGCTGGGAAGAGCTGACCGCCAGGTATTTCGCCTGA